In one Pseudanabaenaceae cyanobacterium SKYG29 genomic region, the following are encoded:
- a CDS encoding TerB family tellurite resistance protein: MTSVPPPSITPRQMNLLRVVASMAWADGQLEPQELTLLLEKLSELFAVTPAHREQLVGELQDYIQQRIPLEESIPKLETQTDRELVLKLGYEVIYCSRRTPDEPRINMEEAAAYQKLLKLLNLPADTVEKLEAEAIKAVEEGTVVSEIVAKTVAEYLQRQ, from the coding sequence ATGACATCGGTACCTCCCCCCTCGATTACACCCCGCCAAATGAATTTACTGCGCGTTGTGGCTTCTATGGCATGGGCGGACGGACAGTTAGAACCCCAGGAGTTGACTCTCCTCTTGGAAAAACTAAGTGAATTGTTTGCCGTTACCCCTGCCCATCGAGAACAACTGGTGGGAGAACTCCAAGATTACATTCAACAACGCATTCCCCTGGAAGAGTCAATTCCCAAACTAGAGACCCAAACCGATCGGGAATTAGTGCTCAAATTGGGCTATGAAGTGATTTACTGCAGCCGCCGCACCCCCGATGAACCCCGTATCAATATGGAAGAAGCCGCTGCCTATCAAAAGTTGCTAAAGTTATTGAATTTGCCCGCTGACACTGTGGAGAAATTAGAAGCAGAAGCAATCAAGGCGGTGGAAGAAGGAACAGTAGTTTCCGAAATCGTGGCGAAAACAGTAGCAGAGTATCTACAGAGGCAGTAA
- a CDS encoding PAS domain-containing sensor histidine kinase yields MDTEKAKLVSQILALQQRISVLESEKRDLELLQEITINHSDRIEAELLQTTKLLKQEIELRQQKEVALLQSEYMLRSLVEVLQRDKQDLENLLESATKHGDIISDLLYTENLDARAEQQKLFSTLAEAIPIGVILVRCNDRHIIYANHALGEILAEPASQLIGRDLLSLFYDEIGAKQLIMTGLAQGYVANQELYAQCTNGKRLWLNVSLRMIKLNQQDNFLIACQDITAKKHTEMELKSAKIAAEQANQAKNTFMSNMSHELRTPLNAIINYADILQEEAELTGNLELSQDLEKISQAGKRLLTIVNNILDMCRLEAGDVTIDSAPFDLCQFIAEISQNIQPQCLQAGNQFFVEIKTEIETIVTDRAKLRQCLVNLLSNANKFTPRGTVKLVVETDADYIYFRVVDTGIGIDPANLSKLFQPFVQIDDSTRRKYEGTGLGLAITKKYCQLLGGDVTVTSERGKGSQFTILLPLLTHA; encoded by the coding sequence ATGGACACAGAGAAAGCCAAGTTGGTTAGCCAGATTTTAGCGCTCCAGCAACGCATATCAGTCCTAGAAAGTGAGAAACGCGACCTAGAATTACTGCAGGAAATTACGATTAACCATTCCGATCGCATCGAAGCAGAACTCCTACAAACGACCAAGTTATTAAAACAGGAAATTGAACTACGCCAGCAAAAAGAAGTGGCTCTCTTGCAATCAGAATACATGTTGCGGTCTCTAGTGGAAGTCTTACAAAGAGACAAGCAGGACTTGGAAAATTTATTGGAAAGTGCTACCAAGCATGGTGACATCATCAGCGACCTTCTCTATACAGAGAATCTGGATGCAAGGGCAGAACAGCAAAAGCTATTTAGCACTTTGGCAGAAGCCATACCTATTGGTGTTATTTTAGTACGCTGTAACGATCGGCATATTATCTATGCTAATCATGCCCTAGGGGAAATCTTAGCTGAGCCTGCTTCCCAACTGATTGGTAGAGATTTACTATCCCTGTTCTACGATGAAATTGGTGCCAAGCAATTAATTATGACTGGCTTAGCCCAAGGCTATGTGGCAAATCAAGAACTCTATGCCCAATGCACTAATGGCAAACGTCTCTGGCTGAATGTTTCTTTACGGATGATCAAACTAAATCAGCAGGACAATTTTCTTATTGCTTGTCAAGATATTACAGCGAAAAAACATACAGAAATGGAATTAAAGTCTGCCAAAATCGCAGCAGAGCAGGCAAACCAAGCGAAAAATACATTCATGTCTAACATGAGTCATGAACTCCGTACACCCCTCAATGCCATCATCAACTATGCCGACATTTTGCAGGAGGAGGCAGAACTAACGGGCAATTTAGAGTTGAGCCAAGACCTAGAAAAAATTAGCCAGGCAGGTAAACGGTTGCTCACTATTGTCAACAATATTTTAGATATGTGCCGCCTCGAAGCTGGAGATGTCACGATCGATAGTGCCCCCTTTGATTTATGCCAGTTCATAGCAGAAATTAGCCAAAATATACAACCCCAGTGCCTGCAAGCGGGTAACCAATTCTTTGTGGAAATAAAAACAGAAATAGAAACGATTGTGACCGATCGAGCAAAATTGCGCCAGTGTTTAGTCAATCTGTTAAGCAACGCTAATAAGTTTACTCCTAGAGGTACAGTCAAGCTGGTAGTGGAGACTGATGCCGACTATATCTATTTCCGCGTAGTGGACACAGGGATTGGTATTGACCCAGCTAATTTGAGTAAATTATTTCAACCCTTTGTCCAAATTGATGACTCTACCCGCCGCAAATATGAAGGGACGGGTTTGGGTTTGGCGATCACCAAGAAATACTGCCAGCTTCTGGGGGGTGATGTCACAGTGACAAGTGAGCGGGGGAAAGGATCGCAATTTACGATCCTCCTGCCTTTACTTACCCATGCCTAG
- a CDS encoding class I SAM-dependent methyltransferase, which translates to MEDLISQAEKGQAYCHQMTTPVPTYRQEIEAQTAPRNMVSGQLITQLLQILIRTMGARRVLELGTLTGYSALAMAEVLPPDGLVITCDRDGQAQANFDRVPWGQKIQLRVGLIADTLQVLIQENQQFDLVFLDADKRNYCNYYQTILDHNLLRPGGILCADNTLFHGEVWQPEPNPTALAVHQFNQLVAQDRRVCQVLLPVRDGITIVYLAAE; encoded by the coding sequence GTGGAGGATTTAATTAGTCAAGCCGAAAAGGGGCAAGCTTATTGTCACCAGATGACTACCCCTGTACCGACTTACCGTCAGGAAATCGAGGCACAAACAGCCCCTAGAAACATGGTATCAGGGCAGTTAATTACCCAACTCCTGCAAATTTTGATCCGAACTATGGGGGCGAGGCGGGTATTGGAATTAGGCACTTTAACTGGTTACTCAGCTCTCGCTATGGCAGAAGTTTTGCCCCCTGACGGTCTGGTAATTACCTGCGATCGGGATGGTCAAGCCCAAGCTAATTTCGATCGGGTTCCCTGGGGGCAAAAAATTCAATTGCGGGTCGGTCTAATTGCTGACACACTGCAAGTCCTCATCCAAGAAAATCAACAATTTGACCTAGTATTTCTCGATGCCGATAAACGCAACTATTGCAACTATTACCAGACAATTCTTGACCATAATCTACTCCGACCGGGTGGTATTCTCTGTGCTGACAACACTTTATTTCATGGGGAAGTGTGGCAACCTGAACCAAATCCTACCGCTTTAGCTGTGCACCAGTTCAATCAATTAGTTGCCCAAGATCGACGGGTATGCCAAGTCTTACTACCTGTGCGGGATGGAATTACGATCGTTTACTTGGCAGCTGAGTAA
- a CDS encoding aminopeptidase P family protein — MMAVLGERRRKLVELVGDSPVLLWSGVRQPRNFPANTYPFRASSHFLYFAGLNLENAVLALEPGRTTLFWDEPPPSYALWHGDTPKGEELAAQIGADAYYPKAKLSEYAHSVTVPVLSVLAEQREILGTPPQLDSRLALAIVACRLTQDEIALQEIRRSAQVTIAAHLAGMDATPRSQTCAQVRGAIEGVIIAHNCSPAYNSIVTTQGQVLHSETYTHPLQSGDLLLVDVGAEVPRGWATDVTRTYPVSGKFSPTQKAIYEIVLQAQLAAIAMVRPGVEYQDVHLTACLVLTEGLVELGILRGKPSELVAKHIHSAFFPHGVGHLLGLDVHDMEDLGDIAGYAPGRERSTAPGWKYLRLHRPLQAGMVVTIEPGFYQVPHILQDPLYHPFINWERLAEFRDVKGIRIEDDVLVTPNGYEVLTQELPKTIGDLESLLV, encoded by the coding sequence ATGATGGCTGTTTTGGGGGAGAGAAGGCGTAAGCTAGTGGAACTGGTGGGAGATAGCCCTGTACTACTGTGGTCAGGTGTCCGCCAACCCCGTAACTTTCCCGCTAATACCTATCCCTTTCGTGCCAGTAGTCATTTCCTGTATTTTGCTGGTCTAAATTTAGAAAACGCTGTCCTTGCCCTGGAGCCTGGTCGCACCACCCTGTTTTGGGATGAACCTCCCCCCAGCTATGCCCTCTGGCACGGCGATACCCCCAAAGGAGAAGAACTGGCTGCCCAGATAGGTGCTGATGCCTATTACCCCAAAGCCAAGCTGTCCGAGTATGCCCACAGTGTCACTGTACCTGTCCTCTCTGTCTTAGCGGAACAAAGGGAGATTCTTGGTACTCCACCCCAGCTTGACTCCAGGCTAGCTCTGGCGATTGTGGCTTGCCGGTTGACCCAGGATGAAATAGCATTGCAGGAAATACGCCGATCGGCTCAGGTAACGATCGCTGCTCACCTAGCAGGCATGGACGCTACTCCCCGCAGTCAGACCTGTGCCCAAGTCAGAGGCGCGATAGAAGGGGTAATCATCGCCCACAATTGCAGCCCTGCCTACAACAGCATTGTCACTACCCAGGGGCAAGTCCTGCACAGTGAAACCTATACTCACCCCCTGCAGTCTGGTGACCTCCTGTTGGTGGATGTAGGAGCGGAAGTGCCTAGGGGTTGGGCTACCGATGTCACCCGTACTTACCCCGTGAGCGGCAAATTTTCTCCCACCCAGAAAGCTATCTACGAAATTGTCCTCCAAGCCCAGCTTGCTGCCATAGCTATGGTTCGCCCAGGAGTGGAGTATCAGGATGTCCATCTCACTGCTTGCCTTGTTCTCACCGAAGGTCTGGTGGAATTAGGTATTCTGCGGGGCAAACCTTCAGAGTTGGTAGCCAAACACATCCATAGCGCTTTCTTCCCCCACGGGGTAGGACATTTACTGGGTTTAGATGTGCATGACATGGAAGACCTAGGGGATATAGCAGGTTACGCTCCAGGTAGAGAGAGAAGTACTGCGCCTGGCTGGAAATATTTACGCCTCCATCGCCCCCTGCAAGCAGGTATGGTAGTCACGATCGAGCCTGGTTTCTACCAGGTACCCCACATTCTACAAGACCCCCTCTATCACCCCTTCATCAATTGGGAGCGTCTGGCAGAATTTAGGGATGTCAAGGGCATCCGCATTGAAGATGATGTGTTAGTCACCCCCAACGGTTACGAAGTTCTGACCCAGGAGTTGCCGAAAACGATCGGAGACCTGGAAAGCTTGCTTGTGTAA
- a CDS encoding GuaB3 family IMP dehydrogenase-related protein, with product MDIVIGRGRYARRAYGIDEIALVPGNRTIDPRLVNTTWELGGILREIPIIASAMDSVVDVNVAVKLTELGALGVINLDGLQTRYADPNPILDKVTQVGKEEFVPLMQSLYSEPVKPELITERIKEIKAKGGIACVSTVPANAAKYAPIAIEAGCDLFFVQSTVVSTNHLVPAQSPLLDLARFCGEMPVPVILGNCVTYEVTLELMKAGAAAVLVGIGPGAACTSRGVLGVGVPQATAIADCAAARNDFYRATGKYVPIVADGGLITGGDICKAIACGADAVMIGSPLARAQEAPGRGFHWGMATPSPVLPRGTRIKVGCTGTLEQILRGPAVLDDGTHNLLGALQTSMGTLGAQTIKEMQNVEIVIAPSLLTEGKVYQKAQQLGMGK from the coding sequence GTGGACATCGTAATTGGTAGGGGAAGATACGCACGCCGCGCCTACGGCATTGATGAAATTGCTCTCGTACCAGGTAATCGCACGATCGACCCCCGTCTAGTCAACACTACTTGGGAGTTGGGGGGCATTTTGCGGGAAATTCCCATCATTGCTAGTGCCATGGACAGCGTGGTGGATGTCAATGTAGCAGTCAAGCTGACGGAATTAGGTGCCCTAGGCGTAATCAACCTTGATGGTTTGCAGACCCGCTATGCTGACCCCAACCCTATTTTGGACAAAGTGACCCAGGTCGGGAAAGAGGAATTTGTCCCCCTGATGCAGTCCCTTTACAGCGAACCAGTAAAACCAGAGTTAATCACAGAGCGTATCAAGGAGATCAAAGCCAAGGGGGGGATTGCCTGTGTCAGTACCGTACCTGCTAACGCCGCTAAATACGCTCCGATCGCCATAGAGGCTGGTTGTGACCTATTCTTTGTGCAATCGACCGTTGTTTCCACGAACCACCTGGTTCCTGCCCAGTCCCCTCTGCTCGACCTAGCCCGCTTCTGTGGGGAAATGCCCGTGCCTGTAATTTTGGGCAACTGTGTCACCTATGAGGTCACATTAGAGTTAATGAAGGCAGGAGCAGCAGCGGTTTTAGTGGGGATTGGTCCAGGGGCAGCTTGTACCTCTAGGGGAGTATTGGGTGTAGGCGTACCCCAAGCTACAGCGATTGCTGATTGTGCGGCTGCCCGCAATGATTTCTACCGCGCTACAGGTAAATATGTCCCGATCGTTGCCGACGGCGGCTTGATTACAGGGGGAGACATTTGCAAAGCGATTGCCTGTGGGGCAGATGCCGTGATGATCGGTTCACCCTTGGCGCGGGCACAGGAAGCACCAGGCAGAGGATTCCACTGGGGCATGGCAACGCCTAGTCCCGTTTTACCCAGGGGCACCAGGATCAAAGTTGGCTGTACGGGCACGTTAGAGCAAATTCTCCGTGGTCCCGCTGTCCTCGATGATGGCACCCACAATCTCCTGGGAGCACTGCAAACCAGTATGGGTACCCTGGGAGCACAGACCATCAAAGAGATGCAGAATGTGGAAATTGTTATTGCCCCTTCCCTGCTGACGGAGGGTAAAGTCTATCAAAAAGCACAGCAGCTAGGCATGGGTAAGTAA